The following proteins are encoded in a genomic region of Rhizobium sp. CCGE531:
- the glpK gene encoding glycerol kinase GlpK: MSGYVLAIDQGTTSTRAIVFDGKMKVAGVGQKEFTQYYPKPGWVEHDPEEIWSSVLITVRKAIEAAGITAKDIAALGITNQRETVVVWDRETGKPIHNAIVWQDRRTAGYCEKLKRQDLEKLFTSRTGLLLDPYFSGTKLSWLLTNVKGARARAAKGGLCFGTVDTFLIWRLTGGKSFLTDATNASRTLMYNIGANEWDEELLDILRVPPAMLPEVKDCAADFGVTDTAHFGAQIPILGVAGDQQAATIGQACFERGMMKSTYGTGCFALLNTGADMVRSKNRLLTTIAYRLNGETTYALEGSIFIAGAAVQWLRDGLKAIKRASDSGELAAKADPLQEVYLVPAFTGLGAPYWDPDARGAIFGLTRNTGPEEIVRAALEAVCYQSRDLLDAMHRDWRNGNGQHTVLRVDGGMVASDWTMQRLADLLDAPVDRPTILETTALGAAWLAGSRAGVWPDRAGFAQAWARDKRFEPDMDAKTRNAKLKGWKNAVSRTLSTRQG, from the coding sequence ATGAGCGGTTATGTCTTGGCGATCGATCAGGGGACGACGTCGACGCGGGCTATCGTTTTCGACGGCAAGATGAAGGTTGCCGGTGTCGGGCAAAAGGAATTCACCCAGTATTATCCGAAGCCCGGCTGGGTCGAGCACGATCCGGAAGAGATCTGGTCCTCCGTCCTCATCACCGTCCGCAAGGCGATCGAGGCCGCCGGCATTACCGCCAAGGATATTGCAGCACTCGGCATCACCAACCAGCGCGAGACCGTCGTCGTCTGGGATCGCGAGACGGGCAAGCCGATCCACAATGCCATCGTCTGGCAGGATCGCCGCACGGCGGGCTATTGCGAGAAACTGAAGCGTCAAGATCTGGAAAAGCTCTTCACCAGCCGTACCGGCCTGCTGCTCGATCCCTATTTTTCCGGCACCAAGCTCTCCTGGCTGCTGACCAATGTGAAGGGCGCCCGTGCCCGCGCCGCCAAGGGCGGCCTCTGCTTCGGCACCGTCGATACGTTCCTGATCTGGCGGCTGACCGGCGGCAAGAGCTTCCTCACCGATGCCACCAACGCCTCGCGGACGCTGATGTACAATATCGGCGCCAACGAATGGGACGAGGAGCTGCTGGATATTCTGCGCGTCCCCCCGGCGATGCTGCCTGAAGTGAAGGATTGCGCCGCCGATTTCGGCGTGACCGACACTGCGCATTTCGGCGCCCAAATCCCGATTCTTGGCGTTGCCGGCGATCAGCAGGCGGCGACGATCGGCCAGGCCTGCTTCGAGCGCGGCATGATGAAATCCACCTACGGCACCGGCTGCTTCGCGCTGCTCAATACCGGCGCGGACATGGTGCGCTCGAAGAACCGCCTGCTGACCACCATCGCCTACCGGTTGAACGGCGAGACGACCTATGCGCTTGAGGGATCGATCTTCATCGCGGGCGCCGCGGTGCAGTGGCTGCGCGATGGGCTGAAAGCGATCAAGCGCGCTTCCGATTCCGGCGAGCTGGCCGCAAAGGCCGATCCGCTGCAGGAGGTTTATCTCGTGCCGGCCTTCACCGGCCTTGGCGCACCTTATTGGGATCCGGATGCACGCGGCGCGATCTTCGGGCTCACGCGCAATACCGGACCTGAGGAAATCGTCCGGGCGGCGCTGGAGGCCGTCTGCTATCAGTCGCGCGACCTTCTGGATGCGATGCACAGGGATTGGCGCAACGGCAACGGGCAGCACACGGTTCTGCGCGTCGATGGCGGCATGGTCGCTTCCGACTGGACGATGCAGCGGCTTGCCGATCTGCTGGATGCGCCGGTCGACCGGCCCACGATTCTCGAAACGACCGCCCTTGGTGCCGCCTGGCTTGCTGGCAGCCGCGCCGGTGTCTGGCCGGATCGCGCCGGCTTTGCGCAAGCCTGGGCGCGAGACAAGCGATTCGAGCCTGACATGGACGCCAAGACCCGGAATGCGAAGCTTAAAGGTTGGAAGAATGCGGTCTCTCGTACCTTGAGCACACGGCAGGGGTGA
- a CDS encoding 3-hydroxybutyrate dehydrogenase, with protein sequence MARTVVVTGSTSGIGLAIATAFAAKGDDVVINGFGKPEEIDAIKTKLEASGGGKVIYHPADMTKPAEIADLIATANSTFGSVDVLVNNAGVQHVEKIEDFPIEKWDQIIAINLSSSFHTIRAAIPLMKARKYGRIINIASAHGLVASPFKSAYVAAKHGILGLTKTAALELAEFGVTVNAICPGYVLTPLVEKQIPDTAKARGMTEEQVKNEVILKAQPTHEFVKAEEIGALSLYLASDEARQVTGTHVSIDGGWTAE encoded by the coding sequence ATGGCAAGAACAGTTGTCGTCACCGGTTCCACGAGCGGTATCGGCCTCGCCATCGCGACCGCCTTCGCCGCCAAGGGCGATGACGTCGTCATCAACGGCTTCGGAAAGCCCGAGGAAATCGACGCGATCAAGACCAAGCTCGAAGCCTCCGGCGGCGGCAAAGTGATCTATCATCCGGCCGACATGACGAAGCCCGCCGAGATCGCCGATCTGATCGCGACCGCCAACTCCACCTTCGGCAGCGTCGATGTCCTCGTCAACAATGCCGGCGTCCAGCATGTCGAGAAGATCGAGGACTTCCCGATCGAGAAGTGGGACCAGATCATCGCGATCAACCTCTCCAGCTCCTTCCACACCATCCGCGCCGCCATTCCGCTGATGAAGGCCAGGAAATACGGCCGCATCATCAACATCGCCTCGGCACATGGCCTGGTCGCCTCGCCCTTCAAATCCGCCTATGTCGCGGCAAAACATGGTATATTGGGCCTGACCAAGACGGCGGCACTCGAGCTTGCCGAATTCGGCGTCACGGTAAACGCCATTTGCCCCGGCTATGTCCTGACCCCGCTTGTCGAAAAGCAGATTCCGGATACGGCCAAGGCCCGAGGCATGACCGAGGAGCAGGTCAAGAACGAAGTTATCCTCAAGGCCCAGCCCACGCACGAATTCGTCAAGGCCGAGGAGATCGGCGCCCTGTCGCTCTACCTTGCAAGCGACGAGGCACGCCAGGTGACCGGCACGCATGTCTCGATTGACGGTGGCTGGACCGCGGAATAA
- the xdhA gene encoding xanthine dehydrogenase small subunit — protein sequence MSDSIRFILNGEDITLSSLRPTETLLDFLRLERRLTGTKEGCAEGDCGACTVLVGRLIDGGLHYEAVNACIRFLGSLHATHVVTVEHLAARNGTLHPVQQAMVDCHGSQCGFCTPGFVMSLYGLWLTTEKPSRAQIEKSLQGNLCRCTGYEPIVKAAEQVSQKRPSALFDPLEKTRADIIARLWAMQGGDTIEIAEGEDRLIVPGSVAALAQVLADEPTATVVAGSTDVGLWVTKQMRQLNPVVFINHLTDLQKISIEDEGLSIGAGVTYSRAFAVISEKIPAFTNLINRIGGEQVRNMGTIGGNIANGSPIGDMPPPLIALGATVRLRSAAGTRSLPLEDFFIDYGKQDRNPGEFVESIFVPYPADDAHFAVYKISKRRDEDILAACGAFHLTLDAAGNVDDIRIAFGGMAGTPKRARTVETELLGKPWTEATVTAARDAFDSDYTPLTDWRASAEYRQLTAKNLLLRFYLETSGAPQELKRFEVLA from the coding sequence ATGAGCGACAGCATTCGCTTTATCCTCAACGGCGAGGATATCACGCTATCCAGCCTGCGCCCCACCGAGACGCTGCTCGATTTCCTGCGCCTCGAGCGGCGCCTGACGGGAACGAAAGAGGGATGCGCGGAAGGCGACTGCGGCGCCTGCACAGTGCTTGTGGGACGCCTGATCGATGGCGGACTTCACTATGAAGCCGTCAATGCCTGCATCCGCTTCCTCGGCTCGCTGCATGCGACCCATGTCGTCACCGTCGAGCATCTGGCCGCCCGGAACGGCACGCTCCATCCGGTGCAGCAGGCCATGGTCGATTGCCATGGCTCGCAATGCGGTTTCTGCACGCCGGGCTTCGTCATGTCGCTCTATGGCTTGTGGCTGACGACGGAAAAGCCGAGCCGGGCGCAGATCGAGAAGTCGCTCCAGGGCAATCTCTGCCGATGCACGGGTTACGAACCGATCGTCAAAGCGGCCGAGCAGGTCAGCCAGAAGCGGCCGAGCGCGCTCTTCGACCCCTTGGAAAAGACGAGGGCCGATATCATCGCCCGCCTCTGGGCGATGCAGGGCGGTGATACCATCGAGATTGCCGAGGGCGAGGATCGCCTTATCGTGCCCGGTTCCGTCGCGGCACTGGCACAGGTGCTTGCCGATGAACCGACGGCAACCGTCGTCGCCGGCTCGACCGATGTCGGCCTCTGGGTCACCAAGCAGATGCGCCAGCTCAATCCGGTCGTCTTCATCAACCACCTGACCGATCTGCAGAAGATATCAATCGAAGATGAGGGGCTGAGCATCGGCGCCGGCGTCACCTATAGCCGCGCCTTTGCTGTGATCAGTGAAAAGATCCCGGCCTTTACCAATCTCATCAACCGCATCGGCGGCGAGCAGGTGCGCAACATGGGCACTATCGGCGGCAATATCGCCAACGGCTCGCCGATCGGCGACATGCCGCCGCCATTGATCGCGCTCGGCGCAACGGTCAGGCTGCGCTCGGCGGCGGGCACGCGCAGCCTGCCGCTGGAGGATTTCTTCATCGATTACGGCAAGCAGGACCGCAATCCCGGCGAGTTCGTCGAGAGCATCTTCGTGCCCTACCCAGCCGATGATGCGCATTTCGCCGTTTACAAGATCTCCAAGCGCCGCGACGAGGATATTTTAGCCGCCTGCGGCGCCTTCCATCTGACCTTGGATGCCGCCGGCAATGTCGACGATATCCGCATCGCCTTCGGCGGCATGGCCGGCACGCCGAAACGCGCCCGCACCGTCGAGACGGAATTGCTCGGCAAGCCCTGGACGGAGGCGACGGTGACAGCCGCACGCGATGCCTTCGACAGCGACTACACGCCGCTGACCGATTGGCGCGCCTCGGCCGAATATCGCCAGCTCACCGCCAAGAATCTTCTCCTCCGCTTCTACCTGGAGACATCAGGCGCGCCGCAGGAGCTGAAGCGTTTCGAGGTGCTGGCATGA
- the xdhB gene encoding xanthine dehydrogenase molybdopterin binding subunit, whose protein sequence is MDKSTFEEPKVVINGSMHGSLRHDSAHKHVTGAADYIDDIPEPAGLLHGALGLSDRAHAEIAGIDLTDVKAYPGVVWVFTGADIPGVNDTSSNGMHDEPLLAETKVEFHGQPIFAVVAETRDAARRAARLAKIDYRDLPHWSDIDGALANGALLVYEPMTLKRGEPETEMANAKHRIKAQMRIGGQEHFYLESHIAVAIPGEDDEVAVWSSTQHPSEIQHIVGHVLGIPSNAVTVNVRRMGGGFGGKETQGNQFAALAAIAAKKLGRAVKFRPDRDEDMSATGKRHDFLVDYEVGFDDEGRIHAVDATYAARCGFSSDLSGPVTDRALFHADSSYFYPHVHLVSKPLKTHTVSNTAFRGFGGPQGMVGGERMIEEIAYALGKDPLEVRRANFYGQPGSGRTLTPYHQEVTDNIIDRVVVELEQTSDYQARRNAIIEFNRSSRFIRKGIALTPVKFGISFTMTAFNQAGALVHIYQDGSIHLNHGGTEMGQGLYTKVAQVLADSFQVDIDRVKITATTTGKVPNTSATAASSGSDLNGMAAYDAARQIKERLVTFAAEKWGVGAEEVQFLPNRVRVGEEEIPFQDFVKQAYFARVQLSAAGFYKTPKIHWDRKAGRGTPFYYFSYGAACSEVSIDMLTGEYLIDRTDILQDVGRSLNPAIDIGQVEGAFVQGMGWLTTEELWWDAKGRLRTHAPSTYKIPLASDRPKIFNVRLAEWSENTEATIGRSKAVGEPPFMLSISVLEALSMAVASVADYRICPRLDTPATPERVLMAVERLKGM, encoded by the coding sequence ATGGACAAATCCACCTTCGAAGAACCCAAGGTCGTCATCAACGGCTCGATGCATGGCTCGCTACGCCATGACTCCGCGCACAAACATGTGACCGGAGCCGCCGATTACATCGACGATATTCCCGAGCCCGCTGGCTTGCTGCATGGCGCGCTCGGCCTTTCCGACCGCGCCCATGCCGAGATCGCCGGCATCGATCTCACAGATGTCAAAGCTTATCCCGGCGTCGTCTGGGTCTTCACCGGCGCCGATATCCCCGGCGTCAACGACACCAGTTCCAACGGCATGCATGACGAACCGCTGCTTGCCGAGACCAAGGTCGAGTTTCACGGCCAGCCGATCTTCGCTGTCGTCGCCGAGACCCGCGATGCCGCCCGGCGTGCTGCGCGCCTCGCCAAGATCGACTATCGCGATCTGCCGCATTGGAGCGATATCGACGGCGCGCTCGCCAACGGCGCACTGCTTGTCTACGAGCCGATGACCCTGAAGCGCGGCGAGCCGGAAACCGAGATGGCCAACGCGAAGCACCGCATCAAGGCGCAGATGCGCATCGGCGGCCAGGAGCATTTCTATCTCGAAAGCCATATCGCCGTGGCGATCCCCGGCGAGGACGATGAAGTCGCCGTCTGGTCGTCCACCCAGCATCCGAGCGAAATCCAGCATATCGTCGGCCATGTCCTCGGCATTCCGTCCAACGCCGTGACAGTCAATGTGCGCCGCATGGGCGGCGGCTTTGGCGGCAAGGAAACGCAGGGCAACCAGTTCGCGGCGCTCGCCGCCATCGCCGCCAAGAAGCTTGGCCGCGCGGTGAAATTCCGGCCCGACCGCGACGAGGATATGAGCGCCACGGGCAAGCGCCACGACTTCCTGGTGGATTACGAAGTCGGCTTCGACGACGAAGGCCGCATCCATGCCGTCGATGCCACCTATGCCGCCCGCTGCGGCTTCTCCTCGGATCTTTCCGGCCCGGTCACCGATCGCGCGCTCTTCCATGCGGATTCGAGCTATTTCTATCCGCATGTGCATCTGGTCTCAAAACCGCTGAAGACGCATACCGTCTCCAACACCGCCTTCCGCGGCTTTGGCGGCCCGCAAGGCATGGTCGGCGGCGAACGCATGATCGAGGAGATCGCCTATGCGCTCGGCAAGGATCCGCTGGAGGTTCGCCGGGCCAATTTCTATGGCCAGCCGGGCTCCGGCCGGACGTTGACCCCCTATCATCAGGAGGTCACCGACAACATCATCGACCGCGTCGTCGTCGAGCTGGAACAGACGTCCGATTACCAGGCCCGCCGCAACGCCATCATCGAGTTCAATCGCTCCAGCCGCTTCATCCGCAAGGGGATCGCGCTGACGCCGGTGAAATTCGGCATCTCCTTCACCATGACCGCATTCAACCAGGCCGGCGCGCTGGTGCATATCTATCAGGATGGCTCCATCCACCTGAACCATGGCGGCACCGAAATGGGCCAAGGCCTCTATACGAAGGTGGCGCAGGTTCTGGCCGACAGTTTCCAGGTCGATATCGACCGGGTAAAGATCACCGCGACGACAACAGGCAAGGTACCGAACACCTCGGCAACGGCTGCGTCTTCCGGCTCCGACCTGAACGGCATGGCAGCCTATGATGCCGCGCGGCAGATCAAGGAGCGGCTCGTCACCTTCGCGGCGGAGAAATGGGGCGTGGGCGCCGAGGAAGTGCAGTTCCTGCCCAACCGCGTGCGCGTCGGCGAAGAGGAAATTCCCTTCCAGGATTTCGTCAAACAGGCCTATTTCGCCCGCGTCCAGCTTTCGGCCGCCGGTTTCTACAAGACGCCGAAGATCCATTGGGACCGCAAGGCCGGCCGCGGCACCCCCTTCTACTACTTCTCCTATGGTGCCGCCTGCTCGGAAGTGTCGATCGACATGCTGACCGGCGAGTATCTGATCGACCGCACCGACATCCTCCAGGATGTCGGCCGCTCCCTCAACCCCGCGATCGACATCGGCCAGGTCGAGGGCGCCTTCGTGCAAGGCATGGGCTGGCTGACGACCGAGGAACTCTGGTGGGATGCCAAGGGACGGCTGCGCACTCATGCGCCGTCCACCTACAAGATCCCGCTTGCCTCCGACCGGCCGAAGATCTTCAACGTTCGTCTTGCCGAATGGTCGGAAAATACGGAAGCCACCATCGGCCGCTCGAAGGCCGTCGGCGAGCCGCCCTTCATGCTCAGCATATCCGTGCTCGAAGCATTGTCGATGGCGGTCGCCAGCGTCGCGGATTATCGCATCTGCCCACGCCTCGATACGCCGGCAACGCCGGAGCGGGTGCTGATGGCGGTCGAGCGGCTGAAGGGGATGTGA
- a CDS encoding LysR substrate-binding domain-containing protein — MKLSKRFPLNALRVFEAAARLGSFTRAGEELGMTQTAVSYQIKLLEETTGEPLFLRRPRQIQLTEAGEQLAPKVAEAFAMLQDAMASISGDAETTLHIHSTPTFASQWLARHIGTFQLKHPKIAVRLATSGSIIDFAREPSDIAIRAGRGTWPGLRAHMLMKMHFTPMLSPALAATIGGVHEPADLLKLRIIDAGDPWWVQWFQEAGVPDPGLQGRPRSRLGAQSFEASAAIAGQGVAVLTPEFYADDLASGRLIQPFDLLSTDGSDYWIAYPENRRHTPRIRAFRDWILCEFGMPLE; from the coding sequence ATGAAGCTATCGAAGCGGTTCCCGCTGAATGCCCTGCGCGTCTTCGAAGCCGCGGCCCGGCTCGGCAGCTTCACCCGCGCCGGCGAAGAGCTCGGCATGACGCAGACGGCCGTCAGCTATCAAATCAAGTTGCTTGAGGAGACGACGGGCGAACCCCTATTCCTGCGCCGCCCGCGGCAGATTCAATTGACCGAGGCCGGGGAGCAGCTCGCGCCGAAAGTCGCGGAAGCCTTTGCCATGCTGCAGGATGCCATGGCCTCCATCAGCGGCGACGCCGAGACAACGCTCCATATCCATTCTACTCCCACCTTCGCGTCCCAATGGCTGGCACGCCATATCGGTACGTTCCAGCTCAAGCACCCCAAGATCGCCGTTCGCCTCGCCACCTCGGGCTCGATCATCGACTTCGCCCGGGAGCCGTCCGACATCGCCATCCGCGCCGGGCGCGGAACATGGCCTGGCTTGCGCGCGCACATGCTGATGAAGATGCATTTCACGCCCATGCTGAGCCCGGCCCTGGCAGCGACGATCGGCGGCGTGCACGAACCGGCCGACCTTCTGAAACTGCGCATCATCGATGCCGGCGATCCATGGTGGGTCCAATGGTTCCAGGAGGCAGGCGTACCGGATCCCGGCCTACAGGGCAGACCGCGCAGCCGGCTTGGCGCACAATCCTTCGAAGCAAGCGCCGCCATAGCCGGCCAGGGTGTCGCCGTGCTGACCCCCGAATTCTATGCGGATGATTTGGCCTCCGGCCGGCTGATCCAGCCCTTCGATCTTCTTTCGACCGATGGCTCGGATTATTGGATCGCCTATCCGGAGAACAGGCGTCATACGCCGCGCATCCGCGCCTTCAGGGATTGGATCCTCTGCGAATTCGGCATGCCGCTGGAATAA